From a region of the Mercurialis annua linkage group LG1-X, ddMerAnnu1.2, whole genome shotgun sequence genome:
- the LOC126666096 gene encoding uncharacterized protein LOC126666096 produces the protein MAYRRRQGMARASTFKDEISHREPDEQKEHNKSMLKSSHTFNSTSSLAAQAIRASAAHRESSLSSAYTAAGTSTGDSLPQKSKVFDAYEDSSMGSDSKGFWGVLARKAKAILEDDNNMPQQLQTTTPSKSSRFQMSDPLSEESQQSNLASESYRRVDNPTIRKGLDRLTSSLNQIGDSFEKAFEEGRHIVENKTADIIQETRRLQIRRKDSQASGENLMQHIQPHNQMNHEDQLKASRDVAMATAAKAKLLLRELKTVKADLAFAKQRCSQLEEENKMLRENREKGGNHADDDLIRLQLETLLAEKSRLAHENSVYARENRFLREIVEYHQLTMQGVVYFDECTEEVTEVYPITRMLSVSPPSPISPPSPSEIDESATPFVTKEIFPVPDPAQEDLDSRTDAPPRSDLHMLEEEEAIIVPTNNEEVTKGNTTILEEIAKPANKSSP, from the exons ATGGCGTACAGGAGAAGACAGGGAATGGCGAGAGCATCAACGTTCAAAGATGAAATAAGTCATAGAGAGCCCGATGAACAAAAAGAGCATAATAAATCTATGTTAAAGTCCTCACATACTTTTAATTCCACCTCATCTCTTGCCGCTCAGGCAATCAGAGCCTCCGCTGCTCATCGTGAATCTTCTCTTTCCTCCGCTTACACCGCCGCCGGTACCAGTACCGGAGATTCCCTCCCGCAGAAATCTAag GTGTTTGATGCTTATGAGGATTCGTCAATGGGAAGCGATTCGAAAGGGTTTTGGGGTGTTCTTGCTAGAAAAGCTAAAGCAATTCTTGAAGATGATAATAATATGCCACAACAATTACAAACAACTACGCCTTCCAAATCATCTCGATTCCAAATGTCCGATCCTTTAAGTGAAGAG TCTCAGCAGTCTAATTTAGCATCTGAGAGCTATAGGAGAGTGGATAATCCGACAATACGGAAGGGTTTGGATAGACTGACATCTTCGCTAAATCAGATCGGTGACAGCTTTGAAAAGGCTTTCGAG GAAGGTCGTCATATAGTGGAAAATAAGACAGCGGATATCATACAAGAAACTCGAAGGCTGCAAATTAGGCGAAAAGATAGTCAAGCTTCTGGTGAAAATCTGATGCAACACATTCAGCCACACAATCAAATGAACCATGAAGATCAGTTGAAGGCATCTCGCGAC GTTGCTATGGCAACTGCTGCAAAGGCAAAACTTCTCCTTCGTGAACTAAAAACAGTTAAAGCAGACCTGGCTTTTGCAAAACAAAGATGTTCGCAACTAGAGGAAGAGAATAAAATGCTTCGGGAGAATCGCGAAAAGGGTGGAAACCATGCTGATGATGACTTG ATTCGTCTTCAATTGGAGACACTTTTGGCTGAGAAGTCTCGTTTGGCACATGAGAACTCAGTATATGCCCGCGAAAACAGGTTTCTGAGAGAAATAGTTGAATACCATCAGCTCACCATGCAAGGTGTTGTTTATTTTGATGAATGCACTGAAGAAGTAACTGAAGTGTACCCTATTACAAGGATGCTATCTGTTTCTCCACCCTCTCCCATTTCTCCACCCTCACCTTCCGAGATCGATGAGTCTGCAACCCCATTTGTGACTAAGGAGATATTTCCTGTTCCCGACCCAGCACAAGAAGATCTGGATTCAAGAACTGATGCCCCACCAAGGTCTGATTTGCACATGCTTGAGGAAGAAGAGGCAATAATTGTGCCAACTAATAATGAAGAAGTTACAAAAGGTAATACTACAATACTTGAGGAAATTGCAAAACCAGCCAACAAATCATCTCCATAA
- the LOC126664358 gene encoding uncharacterized protein LOC126664358 isoform X4, giving the protein MMIMVRVRGSSSAQMDASGDAYRGSSLSSSTTSSSNNNNGGRRYGLLSASSIIQAPISALLEYSGLLRTTTANSSFSRSTHHQESDPLIIDDSNAAASAGANAGEVSIRIIGAGEHDHDRDGGGTGLVVGQNEVVSAQQQQQPLIAGLASNIFQGESGNDRRNGEGGGAGSAGQQGASGDGEVSADGSGGNGRDSSYQRYDIQQAARWIEQVLPFSLLLLVVFIRQHLQGFFVTIWIAVVMFKSNDIMRKQTALKGERKISILVGISLAFTLHVAGVYWWYKNDDLLYPLIMLPPKSIPPFWHAMFIIMVNDTLVRQGAMVLKCILLIYYKNSRGRNYRKQGQMLTLIEYLIILYRALLPTPVWYRFFLNKEYGSLFSSLMTGLYLTFKLTSVVEKVQSFFSSIKALSRKEVHYGAYATTEQVTAAGDLCAICQEKMHAPILLRCKHIFCEDCVSEWFERERTCPLCRALVKAADLRSFGDGSTSLFFQIF; this is encoded by the exons ATGATGATTATGGTTAGGGTTAGAGGCTCATCATCTGCGCAAATGGATGCGTCCGGCGACGCGTATAGAGGCTCTTCTTTATCGAGCAGTACTACGAGcagtagtaataataataacgGTGGTAGGCGTTACGGATTATTATCGGCTTCGAGTATAATTCAAGCGCCGATTTCTGCTTTGTTAGAATATTCGGGTCTTTTGAGAACAACAACAGCGAATTCTAGCTTCTCTAGGTCAACTCATCATCAAGAATCTGACCCTTTGATTATTGATGATTCTAATGCTGCTGCTTCTGCGGGAGCGAATGCTGGGGAGGTTTCCATCAGGATAATTGGTGCAGGGGAACATGATCATGATAGAGATGGTGGTGGCACTGGATTGGTGGTTGGTCAAAATGAAGTGGTCTCTGCTCAACAGCAGCAGCAACCATTGATTGCTGGGTTAGCATCCAATATATTCCAGGGAGAGAGTGGAAATGACCGTCGTAATGGTGAAGGTGGCGGTGCCGGCAGTGCTGGTCAGCAGGGTGCAAGTGGAGATGGGGAAGTTTCTGCTGATGGTAGTGGAGGTAATGGAAGAGATTCTTCATATCAAAGATATGATATTCAACAAGCTGCTAGATGGATTGAGCAAGTTCTTCCTTTTTCTTTGCTTCTATTGGTTGTTTTCATTCGTCAGCATTTGCAAG GGTTCTTTGTTACAATTTGGATTGCTGTTGTTATGTTCAAGTCAAATGATATCATGCGGAAGCAAACAGCTCTGAAG GGAGAAAGGAAAATTTCCATCTTGGTTGGCATCTCTCTAGCTTTCACGCTTCATGTGGCTGGTGTTTATTGGTGGTATAAAAATGATGATCTTTTATACCCTTTAATCATGCTTCCTCCAAAATCTATACCACCTTTTTGGCATGCTATGTTTATCATCATGGTGAATG ATACGTTGGTTCGACAGGGAGCAATGGTGCTCAAGTGTATCTTGTTAATATATTACAAGAATAGTAGAGGCCGAAATTATCGTAAGCAG GGTCAGATGCTAACTTTGATTGAATATCTGATAATATTATATCGTGCGTTGTTGCCGACACCAGTTTGGTACCGTTTCTTTTTGAATAAAGAATATGGTAGCCTCTTTTCCTCACTAATGACGGGGCTGTACTTGACTTTCAAGCTCACATCTGTGGTTGAGAAG GTGCAGTCCTTCTTTTCTTCGATAAAGGCACTGTCACGGAAAGAGGTTCATTATGGCGCTTATGCTACAACTGAACAG GTAACTGCAGCTGGGGATCTATGTGCTATTTGCCAGGAGAAGATGCACGCTCCCATTCTACTTCGATGTAAACACATATTTTGCGAAGATTGCGTCTCGGAATG GTTTGAGAGGGAAAGGACATGTCCATTGTGCAGAGCTTTGGTTAAAGCGGCGGATCTCAGATCATTTGGCGACGGGTCGACTAGTTTGTTTTTCCAGATATTCTGA
- the LOC126664358 gene encoding uncharacterized protein LOC126664358 isoform X2, with the protein MMIMVRVRGSSSAQMDASGDAYRGSSLSSSTTSSSNNNNGGRRYGLLSASSIIQAPISALLEYSGLLRTTTANSSFSRSTHHQESDPLIIDDSNAAASAGANAGEVSIRIIGAGEHDHDRDGGGTGLVVGQNEVVSAQQQQQPLIAGLASNIFQGESGNDRRNGEGGGAGSAGQQGASGDGEVSADGSGGNGRDSSYQRYDIQQAARWIEQVLPFSLLLLVVFIRQHLQGITGFFVTIWIAVVMFKSNDIMRKQTALKGERKISILVGISLAFTLHVAGVYWWYKNDDLLYPLIMLPPKSIPPFWHAMFIIMVNDTLVRQGAMVLKCILLIYYKNSRGRNYRKQGQMLTLIEYLIILYRALLPTPVWYRFFLNKEYGSLFSSLMTGLYLTFKLTSVVEKVQSFFSSIKALSRKEVHYGAYATTEQVTAAGDLCAICQEKMHAPILLRCKHIFCEDCVSEWFERERTCPLCRALVKAADLRSFGDGSTSLFFQIF; encoded by the exons ATGATGATTATGGTTAGGGTTAGAGGCTCATCATCTGCGCAAATGGATGCGTCCGGCGACGCGTATAGAGGCTCTTCTTTATCGAGCAGTACTACGAGcagtagtaataataataacgGTGGTAGGCGTTACGGATTATTATCGGCTTCGAGTATAATTCAAGCGCCGATTTCTGCTTTGTTAGAATATTCGGGTCTTTTGAGAACAACAACAGCGAATTCTAGCTTCTCTAGGTCAACTCATCATCAAGAATCTGACCCTTTGATTATTGATGATTCTAATGCTGCTGCTTCTGCGGGAGCGAATGCTGGGGAGGTTTCCATCAGGATAATTGGTGCAGGGGAACATGATCATGATAGAGATGGTGGTGGCACTGGATTGGTGGTTGGTCAAAATGAAGTGGTCTCTGCTCAACAGCAGCAGCAACCATTGATTGCTGGGTTAGCATCCAATATATTCCAGGGAGAGAGTGGAAATGACCGTCGTAATGGTGAAGGTGGCGGTGCCGGCAGTGCTGGTCAGCAGGGTGCAAGTGGAGATGGGGAAGTTTCTGCTGATGGTAGTGGAGGTAATGGAAGAGATTCTTCATATCAAAGATATGATATTCAACAAGCTGCTAGATGGATTGAGCAAGTTCTTCCTTTTTCTTTGCTTCTATTGGTTGTTTTCATTCGTCAGCATTTGCAAG GGATTACAGGGTTCTTTGTTACAATTTGGATTGCTGTTGTTATGTTCAAGTCAAATGATATCATGCGGAAGCAAACAGCTCTGAAG GGAGAAAGGAAAATTTCCATCTTGGTTGGCATCTCTCTAGCTTTCACGCTTCATGTGGCTGGTGTTTATTGGTGGTATAAAAATGATGATCTTTTATACCCTTTAATCATGCTTCCTCCAAAATCTATACCACCTTTTTGGCATGCTATGTTTATCATCATGGTGAATG ATACGTTGGTTCGACAGGGAGCAATGGTGCTCAAGTGTATCTTGTTAATATATTACAAGAATAGTAGAGGCCGAAATTATCGTAAGCAG GGTCAGATGCTAACTTTGATTGAATATCTGATAATATTATATCGTGCGTTGTTGCCGACACCAGTTTGGTACCGTTTCTTTTTGAATAAAGAATATGGTAGCCTCTTTTCCTCACTAATGACGGGGCTGTACTTGACTTTCAAGCTCACATCTGTGGTTGAGAAG GTGCAGTCCTTCTTTTCTTCGATAAAGGCACTGTCACGGAAAGAGGTTCATTATGGCGCTTATGCTACAACTGAACAG GTAACTGCAGCTGGGGATCTATGTGCTATTTGCCAGGAGAAGATGCACGCTCCCATTCTACTTCGATGTAAACACATATTTTGCGAAGATTGCGTCTCGGAATG GTTTGAGAGGGAAAGGACATGTCCATTGTGCAGAGCTTTGGTTAAAGCGGCGGATCTCAGATCATTTGGCGACGGGTCGACTAGTTTGTTTTTCCAGATATTCTGA
- the LOC126664358 gene encoding uncharacterized protein LOC126664358 isoform X5 encodes MDASGDAYRGSSLSSSTTSSSNNNNGGRRYGLLSASSIIQAPISALLEYSGLLRTTTANSSFSRSTHHQESDPLIIDDSNAAASAGANAGEVSIRIIGAGEHDHDRDGGGTGLVVGQNEVVSAQQQQQPLIAGLASNIFQGESGNDRRNGEGGGAGSAGQQGASGDGEVSADGSGGNGRDSSYQRYDIQQAARWIEQVLPFSLLLLVVFIRQHLQGITGFFVTIWIAVVMFKSNDIMRKQTALKGERKISILVGISLAFTLHVAGVYWWYKNDDLLYPLIMLPPKSIPPFWHAMFIIMVNDTLVRQGAMVLKCILLIYYKNSRGRNYRKQGQMLTLIEYLIILYRALLPTPVWYRFFLNKEYGSLFSSLMTGLYLTFKLTSVVEKVQSFFSSIKALSRKEVHYGAYATTEQGMKPFRRMLALQRSVHLLFLTAPCSYLIPFNKLLINNYFKMHFKKFMYHYVSESVLSNASFWVTCLIFCLI; translated from the exons ATGGATGCGTCCGGCGACGCGTATAGAGGCTCTTCTTTATCGAGCAGTACTACGAGcagtagtaataataataacgGTGGTAGGCGTTACGGATTATTATCGGCTTCGAGTATAATTCAAGCGCCGATTTCTGCTTTGTTAGAATATTCGGGTCTTTTGAGAACAACAACAGCGAATTCTAGCTTCTCTAGGTCAACTCATCATCAAGAATCTGACCCTTTGATTATTGATGATTCTAATGCTGCTGCTTCTGCGGGAGCGAATGCTGGGGAGGTTTCCATCAGGATAATTGGTGCAGGGGAACATGATCATGATAGAGATGGTGGTGGCACTGGATTGGTGGTTGGTCAAAATGAAGTGGTCTCTGCTCAACAGCAGCAGCAACCATTGATTGCTGGGTTAGCATCCAATATATTCCAGGGAGAGAGTGGAAATGACCGTCGTAATGGTGAAGGTGGCGGTGCCGGCAGTGCTGGTCAGCAGGGTGCAAGTGGAGATGGGGAAGTTTCTGCTGATGGTAGTGGAGGTAATGGAAGAGATTCTTCATATCAAAGATATGATATTCAACAAGCTGCTAGATGGATTGAGCAAGTTCTTCCTTTTTCTTTGCTTCTATTGGTTGTTTTCATTCGTCAGCATTTGCAAG GGATTACAGGGTTCTTTGTTACAATTTGGATTGCTGTTGTTATGTTCAAGTCAAATGATATCATGCGGAAGCAAACAGCTCTGAAG GGAGAAAGGAAAATTTCCATCTTGGTTGGCATCTCTCTAGCTTTCACGCTTCATGTGGCTGGTGTTTATTGGTGGTATAAAAATGATGATCTTTTATACCCTTTAATCATGCTTCCTCCAAAATCTATACCACCTTTTTGGCATGCTATGTTTATCATCATGGTGAATG ATACGTTGGTTCGACAGGGAGCAATGGTGCTCAAGTGTATCTTGTTAATATATTACAAGAATAGTAGAGGCCGAAATTATCGTAAGCAG GGTCAGATGCTAACTTTGATTGAATATCTGATAATATTATATCGTGCGTTGTTGCCGACACCAGTTTGGTACCGTTTCTTTTTGAATAAAGAATATGGTAGCCTCTTTTCCTCACTAATGACGGGGCTGTACTTGACTTTCAAGCTCACATCTGTGGTTGAGAAG GTGCAGTCCTTCTTTTCTTCGATAAAGGCACTGTCACGGAAAGAGGTTCATTATGGCGCTTATGCTACAACTGAACAG GGAATGAAACCATTCAGGAGAATGTTGGCACTGCAAAGATCGGTTCACTTACTCTTCCTGACAGCTCCTTGCAGTTACTTGATCCCGTTTAACAAACTATTGAttaataattactttaaaatgcATTTTAAGAAATTCATGTACCATTATGTATCTGAATCTGTATTATCAAATGCTAGCTTTTGGGTAACATGCTTGATCTTTTGTCTTATCTGA
- the LOC126664358 gene encoding uncharacterized protein LOC126664358 isoform X1, translating into MMIMVRVRGSSSAQMDASGDAYRGSSLSSSTTSSSNNNNGGRRYGLLSASSIIQAPISALLEYSGLLRTTTANSSFSRSTHHQESDPLIIDDSNAAASAGANAGEVSIRIIGAGEHDHDRDGGGTGLVVGQNEVVSAQQQQQPLIAGLASNIFQGESGNDRRNGEGGGAGSAGQQGASGDGEVSADGSGGNGRDSSYQRYDIQQAARWIEQVLPFSLLLLVVFIRQHLQGITGFFVTIWIAVVMFKSNDIMRKQTALKGERKISILVGISLAFTLHVAGVYWWYKNDDLLYPLIMLPPKSIPPFWHAMFIIMVNDTLVRQGAMVLKCILLIYYKNSRGRNYRKQGQMLTLIEYLIILYRALLPTPVWYRFFLNKEYGSLFSSLMTGLYLTFKLTSVVEKVQSFFSSIKALSRKEVHYGAYATTEQGMKPFRRMLALQRSVHLLFLTAPCSYLIPFNKLLINNYFKMHFKKFMYHYVSESVLSNASFWVTCLIFCLI; encoded by the exons ATGATGATTATGGTTAGGGTTAGAGGCTCATCATCTGCGCAAATGGATGCGTCCGGCGACGCGTATAGAGGCTCTTCTTTATCGAGCAGTACTACGAGcagtagtaataataataacgGTGGTAGGCGTTACGGATTATTATCGGCTTCGAGTATAATTCAAGCGCCGATTTCTGCTTTGTTAGAATATTCGGGTCTTTTGAGAACAACAACAGCGAATTCTAGCTTCTCTAGGTCAACTCATCATCAAGAATCTGACCCTTTGATTATTGATGATTCTAATGCTGCTGCTTCTGCGGGAGCGAATGCTGGGGAGGTTTCCATCAGGATAATTGGTGCAGGGGAACATGATCATGATAGAGATGGTGGTGGCACTGGATTGGTGGTTGGTCAAAATGAAGTGGTCTCTGCTCAACAGCAGCAGCAACCATTGATTGCTGGGTTAGCATCCAATATATTCCAGGGAGAGAGTGGAAATGACCGTCGTAATGGTGAAGGTGGCGGTGCCGGCAGTGCTGGTCAGCAGGGTGCAAGTGGAGATGGGGAAGTTTCTGCTGATGGTAGTGGAGGTAATGGAAGAGATTCTTCATATCAAAGATATGATATTCAACAAGCTGCTAGATGGATTGAGCAAGTTCTTCCTTTTTCTTTGCTTCTATTGGTTGTTTTCATTCGTCAGCATTTGCAAG GGATTACAGGGTTCTTTGTTACAATTTGGATTGCTGTTGTTATGTTCAAGTCAAATGATATCATGCGGAAGCAAACAGCTCTGAAG GGAGAAAGGAAAATTTCCATCTTGGTTGGCATCTCTCTAGCTTTCACGCTTCATGTGGCTGGTGTTTATTGGTGGTATAAAAATGATGATCTTTTATACCCTTTAATCATGCTTCCTCCAAAATCTATACCACCTTTTTGGCATGCTATGTTTATCATCATGGTGAATG ATACGTTGGTTCGACAGGGAGCAATGGTGCTCAAGTGTATCTTGTTAATATATTACAAGAATAGTAGAGGCCGAAATTATCGTAAGCAG GGTCAGATGCTAACTTTGATTGAATATCTGATAATATTATATCGTGCGTTGTTGCCGACACCAGTTTGGTACCGTTTCTTTTTGAATAAAGAATATGGTAGCCTCTTTTCCTCACTAATGACGGGGCTGTACTTGACTTTCAAGCTCACATCTGTGGTTGAGAAG GTGCAGTCCTTCTTTTCTTCGATAAAGGCACTGTCACGGAAAGAGGTTCATTATGGCGCTTATGCTACAACTGAACAG GGAATGAAACCATTCAGGAGAATGTTGGCACTGCAAAGATCGGTTCACTTACTCTTCCTGACAGCTCCTTGCAGTTACTTGATCCCGTTTAACAAACTATTGAttaataattactttaaaatgcATTTTAAGAAATTCATGTACCATTATGTATCTGAATCTGTATTATCAAATGCTAGCTTTTGGGTAACATGCTTGATCTTTTGTCTTATCTGA
- the LOC126664358 gene encoding uncharacterized protein LOC126664358 isoform X3 yields the protein MMIMVRVRGSSSAQMDASGDAYRGSSLSSSTTSSSNNNNGGRRYGLLSASSIIQAPISALLEYSGLLRTTTANSSFSRSTHHQESDPLIIDDSNAAASAGANAGEVSIRIIGAGEHDHDRDGGGTGLVVGQNEVVSAQQQQQPLIAGLASNIFQGESGNDRRNGEGGGAGSAGQQGASGDGEVSADGSGGNGRDSSYQRYDIQQAARWIEQVLPFSLLLLVVFIRQHLQGFFVTIWIAVVMFKSNDIMRKQTALKGERKISILVGISLAFTLHVAGVYWWYKNDDLLYPLIMLPPKSIPPFWHAMFIIMVNDTLVRQGAMVLKCILLIYYKNSRGRNYRKQGQMLTLIEYLIILYRALLPTPVWYRFFLNKEYGSLFSSLMTGLYLTFKLTSVVEKVQSFFSSIKALSRKEVHYGAYATTEQGMKPFRRMLALQRSVHLLFLTAPCSYLIPFNKLLINNYFKMHFKKFMYHYVSESVLSNASFWVTCLIFCLI from the exons ATGATGATTATGGTTAGGGTTAGAGGCTCATCATCTGCGCAAATGGATGCGTCCGGCGACGCGTATAGAGGCTCTTCTTTATCGAGCAGTACTACGAGcagtagtaataataataacgGTGGTAGGCGTTACGGATTATTATCGGCTTCGAGTATAATTCAAGCGCCGATTTCTGCTTTGTTAGAATATTCGGGTCTTTTGAGAACAACAACAGCGAATTCTAGCTTCTCTAGGTCAACTCATCATCAAGAATCTGACCCTTTGATTATTGATGATTCTAATGCTGCTGCTTCTGCGGGAGCGAATGCTGGGGAGGTTTCCATCAGGATAATTGGTGCAGGGGAACATGATCATGATAGAGATGGTGGTGGCACTGGATTGGTGGTTGGTCAAAATGAAGTGGTCTCTGCTCAACAGCAGCAGCAACCATTGATTGCTGGGTTAGCATCCAATATATTCCAGGGAGAGAGTGGAAATGACCGTCGTAATGGTGAAGGTGGCGGTGCCGGCAGTGCTGGTCAGCAGGGTGCAAGTGGAGATGGGGAAGTTTCTGCTGATGGTAGTGGAGGTAATGGAAGAGATTCTTCATATCAAAGATATGATATTCAACAAGCTGCTAGATGGATTGAGCAAGTTCTTCCTTTTTCTTTGCTTCTATTGGTTGTTTTCATTCGTCAGCATTTGCAAG GGTTCTTTGTTACAATTTGGATTGCTGTTGTTATGTTCAAGTCAAATGATATCATGCGGAAGCAAACAGCTCTGAAG GGAGAAAGGAAAATTTCCATCTTGGTTGGCATCTCTCTAGCTTTCACGCTTCATGTGGCTGGTGTTTATTGGTGGTATAAAAATGATGATCTTTTATACCCTTTAATCATGCTTCCTCCAAAATCTATACCACCTTTTTGGCATGCTATGTTTATCATCATGGTGAATG ATACGTTGGTTCGACAGGGAGCAATGGTGCTCAAGTGTATCTTGTTAATATATTACAAGAATAGTAGAGGCCGAAATTATCGTAAGCAG GGTCAGATGCTAACTTTGATTGAATATCTGATAATATTATATCGTGCGTTGTTGCCGACACCAGTTTGGTACCGTTTCTTTTTGAATAAAGAATATGGTAGCCTCTTTTCCTCACTAATGACGGGGCTGTACTTGACTTTCAAGCTCACATCTGTGGTTGAGAAG GTGCAGTCCTTCTTTTCTTCGATAAAGGCACTGTCACGGAAAGAGGTTCATTATGGCGCTTATGCTACAACTGAACAG GGAATGAAACCATTCAGGAGAATGTTGGCACTGCAAAGATCGGTTCACTTACTCTTCCTGACAGCTCCTTGCAGTTACTTGATCCCGTTTAACAAACTATTGAttaataattactttaaaatgcATTTTAAGAAATTCATGTACCATTATGTATCTGAATCTGTATTATCAAATGCTAGCTTTTGGGTAACATGCTTGATCTTTTGTCTTATCTGA